The DNA region CCAACCGATTAAAGCATCTTCATATTCTTCGGTCGTCTCATAATTTCCTACTTTCGGACGGCCTGAAGGCGTTTCCTTTACCGGTTCCGGCTTGATTGCAAGATTTTTCCAGTATTCTGCTTCCCGTTCAGCTTCTCTACGGGCACGAGTAATTTCATTAATTCGTTCCTGGGCTGTTTGTTTGCGAGAATCTTCCTCGATAACTTTTTCAGTTGTTTCCTCAACTACCTCTTCTTCTCTGGCAACTTCTGTGGTTTCTTCTTGAACTTCTGTGGTTTCTTCTTGCGCCACTTCTTCGACGACTGTTGTTTCTTCCATGATTTGCTCCTTTTTTGCGACCTTAGTCGATTTAATAAAAAAAGCGGCATCCATTTCTGGAAAACCGCCTCAATTTTTTCAATAACGATTATCTATTTAGTTGTTAAAGAACTATTCTTCTAATTTCTCTTAGGGTTTTTTCGCCAACATTTCTCATACTTAACAATTCACTATCTGTTTTTTTCTTCATTTCATTTATATTTTTAAAACCATGATATTTCATACAATTATAGAGTCTTACTGAAATATCTTCTTCAGGCATGTCACCTATTTCTCTGTAAAAATTCTTTGGGAAATTCCTTAAATGGATAAGAATTTCATTAGCATGTTGTCTATATTCCTTTAACCCTTTATTGTCTAACTTTTTTGAAAGATTTTTATCATCAGCAAAAAGAAAAATTACTCTTATCCCTTTACCTACTAATTGACGGACTCTTTCAGGAGATATATTTAACTTATTGGCTACGGTTCTTAATGTTTCTCCTTGTAAAATAGGAATAAGCACTGAGCATAATTTATTCCAATCCTTTATTTTAAGTTTCATATTCACCTCCATTATTTGGATAGTTTAATGCTCTTCGTTTCCTTTATAAACACAATTTTCCCGGCTTCTTTCTTAATGACAATCTCACCATACTCTATTTTGTCAATTATCGCAATTATTTCTTCTTTTTCCTCTTCGGTCATAGTTTAAAATACCATCCCGCTGGGGACAGTTCCTCTTTAAGTTTCAAATCTTCCCTGTATCCAAGGCTCCTTAGCACCTTAATGGCTACTAAAAAGGATGCTTTAGCTAATTTGTTCTGCCGGACAATCATGGATTCCTGTTTGCCTTCAAGATTCCACGTTAGTTTGTGTGTTTTCTGTCTCGTATTTATATCAGCAACAAAAACCGTGCTGTAAAGTTTCGGTAATGGCCATTCCATGCCTTCTTTTTTAAGTTCTTTCTTTTCCTGCCACTGTGCAAAACCTTTTTCTCTTGCCGCTTTAGTTTCTTCAACCTTTTCA from Syntrophales bacterium includes:
- a CDS encoding DNA-directed RNA polymerase subunit alpha C-terminal domain-containing protein produces the protein MKLKIKDWNKLCSVLIPILQGETLRTVANKLNISPERVRQLVGKGIRVIFLFADDKNLSKKLDNKGLKEYRQHANEILIHLRNFPKNFYREIGDMPEEDISVRLYNCMKYHGFKNINEMKKKTDSELLSMRNVGEKTLREIRRIVL